A single region of the Nicotiana sylvestris chromosome 6, ASM39365v2, whole genome shotgun sequence genome encodes:
- the LOC138871714 gene encoding uncharacterized protein translates to MEALSTIDAMKAKIESLEEHVNAGVTEVASNVVVMREAKIEAPKPPMFKGVRDAQEVENFLWHLENYFRHGKVRDDEAKINTTVLYLSETAMLWWRRKMADVDKGLCTISTWDHFKTEFKRQFFPNNVLYEARRKLRELKQTRSIRNYIKEFTTLMLQIPNLTNDDLLFHFMD, encoded by the coding sequence atggaggctttgagtactatcgatgctatgaaggcaaagatagagtcactcgagGAGCATGTCAATGCTGGCGTGACCGAGGTAGCCAGCAATGTTGTGGTGATGAGGGAGGCCAAGATCGAGGCTCCCAAACCCCCGATGTTCAAAGGTGTTCGTgatgcacaagaagtggaaaacttcctttGGCACTTGGAAAACTACTTCAGGCACGGCAAAGTGAGAGATgacgaggccaagatcaacactACGGTATTGTACCTCTCAGAGACTGCCATGCTATGGTGGAGAAGAAAGATGGCCGACGTGGATAAAGGTCTATGTACTATTAGCACATGGGATCATTTCAAAACGGAGTTCAAGCGACAATTctttccaaacaatgtcttgtaCGAGGCAAGGCGCAAGCTTAGGGAATTGAAACAAACGAGGAGCATACGTAACTATATCAAGgagttcactacccttatgcttcaaatccccaacCTGACCAATGATGACTTATTGTTCCACTTCATGGATTAG